In Rhodopirellula sp. P2, the DNA window CGGTGGTCCTCACTCCGATTGAGTGCGATCGCTTGCAGGTTCTCGACGTGCTCACTGGACGCAATCGTTTCACGCCCCGAAATCGCATTCGCCTGGCTTACGTTGCGGGGGTCCAAGACGGCCTCTTCTTCGTTGTCGGTGCCGATGAAGTCTCGGCATGTTCGTTGCAAGATGGTACGGAGGTCTGGTCGACACCTCCTGATTTGGTTCGACCGGGGCAACGCATTTCAGGCCGTGGTGTGTTTGGCAGCGATCGCTATTACTTGCCCACCACGACGGATGAGCTGATCGAGATTTCGCTGCAAAACGGTGAAGTGTTGCAGCGCCGGACGGTCCGTTTTCCGCTGGGGAACCTGATCGCAATCGATGGCGAGTTGATCTCCCAATCCGCCACGATGGTGGCGGTCGCTTATGGTGAACAATCGCTGCAACCGCGTGTCGATGCCTTGCTTCAAGAGGACCCGGACAATTTCTTTGCCCTGGTTCGCAAAGCTGAATTGTTGATCGAACAGGAGCAACGTCCCCGAGCGCTGGACCTGCTTCAAAGAGCTCGGGAATTGGATCCTGACAACGATGAAGTGATCATGTTGTCGGTGGAAGCCATGCTGGGAAGTCTGCGTGAAAATCCGAGCGATGCCAATGTCGACTTGGATGCCTTGATGGAGTTGATTGACCAACCCGAGCAACGGGCAGAACTGTTGGTTCTGCAGATCAAAGGGGCGGTCGCGAAACCCGTTCAACAGATCGAGCACACGAAGGCGATGGGACTGTTGCTGGATTTGTCAGAGTTGGTGTTGCGTCATCCGACGCTCAATCGTGACATGGACGCCGTCTTTCCCAATGCGGCTCGTCAGTTCACGGTTGATGATTGGATCAGTGCTCGGGTGTCGCAGTTGGTTTCCACTGCCACCCCGGAAGACATGGTCGCAATGACGCAAGCCGTGGAGTCATTGGTTTCGACGCGAGGGAACATGGACGGGCCCACGTTGATGCGGACGCTGCAGCATTTCTCACCGGTCGTCGATGCGACGCGAGATTTACGGCGCGACATGGCCACGCGGGCTTTGTTGATGGAAGACGGGTTCCTGGCCGAGCGGTTGATTTGGGCGGACACCATGACGACGGATGATGCCTTGGAGTCGTTGAGCAACGATCGTCTGTTGATGCTCTCGAAACTGTACAGCAAAGAGTCCTGGAACCTGGATCGATTGGCGGTGGGAGAGCTGTTGGGCCAACGATTGAGCGAAACGGAGCCCACTGGCGCGGACACCTTCATTGAGGACGCGCTGCAAGCCAACCCTGTTCGCGGTCGTGACTACGAGATGGGCGAACAGTGGCCTCGAAACGTCAACTTGGAATGGCAATCGATGCGAATGCCGCGGTCCAGCATGATGATGAACGACCGGCGTTACGCGAAGACGACTCATCTGATGGGGCGTCAACTGCGTGGTTGGAATGCGATGAGCGACAACATGAACTCCTTGGCGCTGATCAATCCTTACGGGATTCATCGGGCGATCCCGGTCGAGGGTTTCTCGGGGATGCGTTCGTTTGGAAAAGAATTGACCTACAGCGGCAGCCTGATGTTGTTGCTGACTCAATCGGAATTGATCGCAATTGATTTGTTTCGAACCTTGGGAGCCACTGGCGAGGACCCCATTCGTTGGCGACGAACGCTGGGGACCGATGGCCAACCGGTTGCCAAGCGGCGGAGCGCGGCAACACCGTTTGGAAATCAGATCTATCGAAACATGATGGTTTCCGCGACGGCGGACAACGGGGATGCTCAGTTGATTCTGGGGCCGGTTTTGGGGGATCGATTGTTTCTGTTGCAGGGAACGGAACTGATTTGCTTGGACACTGTGACGGGGGAAGAGCGCTGGCGGACGACCACCGAAGCCGTTGGGACCGCGATCGTGCATGCGGATGATCGCGTGATGGTCGTCAGTCGGTCACAGAACCAAATCGAAAGCTATGACATCCACGATGGCGGGTTGTTGGAGACCCAAAAGCGGTCGATGGGATCGGTGATCTCGTCGCTGGGGTCACATCTGTTGACGGTGACACAGGTGAACAAAGACGCCAATTTGCCTGCCGATGTGAGCGAAGAAATGCGAGCCAGCCTGGAGGCGGCCAAAGACATGCTTGACCCTCAGTTGGTCGAACTGATCGACATGAGAACGGGGGAAACGGTCCAGTTTCGAGTCGCGGACACTCAAAACGTGAATGAAACCGCGGCTTACGCGGAAATGACCGACGGTCGTTACTTCACGTTGTTGGATCACACCGGCCGGACAACGATTTGGGATTTGCTTTCAGGACGTGAAATCGCGGATGTGACGGTCCCTGCTCGCCAGGGGCTGTACGGGGTTTCGGTGATGTCAATCCAAGATCAAATGTTGATTCTGCCCCGACACCGAAAACCCAATCGCGATTTGGCTGCGACGCGTTCGGTGGCGGTTTCGGGTGGTGCGGCGGTTCAGCCCATCACCGCGATGCATGCGATCTCAACGGTGGATGGATCGCTGCGTTGGAGTCGCTCGTTTGACGATGCTTGGGGATGCACGGTCGAGCAACCTTGGGTCACTCCGATGCTGCTGATGGCTCGGGCTCATCTCACGGTGCCTGGCAACGGCGTGCGTCGTCGGCAGATGGATGTGATGGGGATCAGCGTTGTTGATGGAAAGACGTTGCACGAGATCGAACGCAAGGAAACGAACAGCAACACCAATGTGATTGAGAGTCGCGTGAAGCTGATTCCGCATCGCAACACGATGCTGGCAGAGATCCAATTGGAATTGTTGACCTACACCTTCAGCGCAGAGGGGACCGACGACGAAGTGACTCCTGAGCCCATCCCACAAACCGATCGTGATGACGACGCGAGCGATGAAGTGGATGACACGCCGGAGTGATCCGTTTCGAAGTTGTCCTGAAACCACTTCGGTAGCTGGGCTCATCAGGGTTCAGGGATCGCTGCAGAAACCGAATGCTGGCGATTCCAGCGACAAGCAAATCGAAAAGGTGACTCGGCACGGTTGCTGTTTGCCGGACACTGGTTCGTTGTTTCATTCGGCGGGGCGTTCTTTGCCATAGCCGCCACCGCCGGGCGTTTCCATGATCAGTCGATCGCCAACGTTGACTTCTCGGCTGGTCGCGAAGGGGAGTTCTGTTCGTTGGGATGGATGCACCAGGGTTTGTCGGCCGGGTTGGCCTGGTTGCCCGCCTTGAATCCCGTAGGCACGCGTTGTTCGCCGGGAGGTGATGAGAGACAGTGTCAAAGGACGAAGGAATTCCATTTCGCGAATCATTCCGTCACCTCCTCGGTTTTGCCCTGCTCCGCCACTGCCACGACGGATGGCGAACCGCCACAGGCGAATTGGCAAACGTGATTCCAAGATTTCAGGGTCGGTGATTCGAGTGTTGGTCATGTGAGTGTGAACCGCGTCAGCACCCGCTTGTGTCGCCGTCGCGCCGGCACCTCCGCCGATGGTTTCGTAGTAACCGAAGGTCTCATCGCCAAGCAGCAGGTTGTTCATCGTGCCTTGGGATGCGGCGGCGACGCCCAACGCGCCGAGCAAGACATCCACCACGCGATTGCTGGTTTCAACGTTGCCTGCGACCACTGCTGGACTGTTCTCGGGGGTGTCGCCGGCAGGCGGCGCGAGCAAGCCCGTTGGGATGACCAGTTCAATGCGTTTGAGCACCCCGTCACACAACGGCAGCTCGCCGGGCACGACGCACCGGAGCACATACAGCACGGCCGCGGTCACGATCGATGGTGTGGCATTGAACCCATTGGGATGGACCGGACCTGTTCCGGTGAAATCGATTCGCAGTCGTCCGGCGGATTGGTCCGGCTGCAAGGTGACTCGCAGGGGCGTGCCGTCATCGAGTGAATCTTCAAAGACGCGTGCCTCGGTTCCCAGCGTGGCAATCCAGGTCGCCGTGGCTTCCCCCGCGACATTCAGCAGCTGCTTCAACAGATCCATCAGGCGAGACTTGGTCATCGAATCAGCCAAGGCCTGAATTCGATTCGCACCGGCCTGCCCTGCCGCTTCGGCCGCCGCGATGTCGGCCATGTTTTCTTCCACATTTCGCGAAGGATATGTGGCGTTGGAAAGCAGTTCGCGAATTCTTGGGTGGTGAGATTGCCCGCCGCGGACCAAGCATTCGTTGTGCAGGACCACGCCTTCTTCAGCCAAACAGGTGGCTGCGGGGGCCATGGATCCCGGAACCATGCCACCGATTTCGGCGTGATGGCAGCGTGAGGCGACAAAGAAGTCGCAGGGCCAACCCGGGGGCCGCGACGAACCGGATGCATTTTCGGCGCAGAAAACGGGAGTCACCACGGTGATGTCAGGCAGGTGTGAACCACCGGCGTAGGGATCGTTGCTGAGGTACGAGTCACCTGGTGACATCTCCGGGTAGTCTTCGATCAAACTGCGAACCGTGTGACTCATCGCCCCCAAGTGAACAGGCACGTGGGGTGCGTTGGCGACCAAGGATCCATCGCCCAGGAACACGGCGCAACTGTAGTCGCGGCGTTCTTTGACATTCACGCTGACACTGGTTCGGCGGATGACTTCGCCCATCGATTCGGCAATCCCTTGCACGCGTCTCGCGGCGATCTCCATCGCGATGGTGTCATTCAGCTTGGCAACGGCCGGAGTCACTGCGGCACGTGTGGACGTGGCTTTGTGGATCTCCAGAATCCCTTCGGCGGACAGGGTGGCGGTCCAGTCCGATTCCACCACCAAGACCGAATAAGGACCCGTCACCACCGCTGGGCCGATGATGGTGTGGCCGGTGTTCAACGCCTCGCGGTCCCAGAGGTCGACATTTCGATAGGCACCCTGGACCCACATCGAGATCGTTTCTGGTTTCGTCTGAGTTGCCGAGGCGACGGGCGAGTTGTCGGAGTCGCCCTGTGTGCCGAGACGACTGGTCTGGTTGGCTTCTCGTTCCAGGGTGGCTTCGCAGCGAACGGTGACCACTTCGAGCGGCATGGAATCCCGGCGGTAACCAAACGTGGCTTGGTGTTTGGCATCGAACCGAGCCGGCAGGGTGTCCAACGGAAACAGATCGACTGGCAAGGTCGACTGAGTTCCTCTTGGACGTGCATCGCATTGATGGACAATTTGCAGGGGCGTGTCCAGCGAGACGTTTTCTTCTTCGCGAAGTTGAGTTTGGCACTGAAGCAGCGTGTCGTTCGCGGCCGATTCCAGTGGCGAGATCGCGTCCTGGCTCAACGCTCGGTTGGAGAGTGGATTCGCCTGGTCTGACACGGCAGATGCGACCGTGAGTTGCAAGGACCGGGATGCGATGCGTCCAATCGGTGCCGCACCCATTCCGACTGCTGAGAGCAACCCTGAATCGGGATGGTCGATCACGTGGGACATTTCCAATGAGTCAGCGACCTGGCAAAGGTGGCCGCCCGCAGCACCGCCAAATCCGACCAGCGCCATTTGCCTCGCGTCGCTTCCTGCGGCGGTGGTGACGACTCGAACGGCCTCGGCCATTTGGGTGACGGCCAACTGCAGGAATCCATCTGCGAGCTGTTCGGGGCTCAGCGTGCTGTCGCTGGGCAATTGTTGGTGGGTTTGCTGCAATGCATTTTGTGCAGCATTCAAGTTCAGTGGGAACGGGAAACGATCGATTGGTAGTCGACCCAACAAGACATTGACATCGGTGATCGTCAAAGGTCCACCGTGCCCGTAGCACGCCGGTCCGGGGAAGGCTCCGGCGCTGTCGGGGCCGACCGTCAAGCGTCCCTCGCGGATCGCACAGACTGACCCGCCACCGGATGCGATCGTGTGGATGTCCATCATCGGAGTCAGCACGCGGATGCCACCGATCATACTTTCTTGTCGTCGTCCAA includes these proteins:
- a CDS encoding outer membrane protein assembly factor BamB family protein, whose protein sequence is MTRSTMAAVIFAGLLFATPGASKIALAQGLFDSRMQMGDAEFLPPPRSMRQIIRDAEEAIEQERYSDAVVRLGDLLLRSSDDPASEMMQDYYAPIAAEAEDEVDDQGVQPGQPLGNREGLLDRNGRPLDDEAAQAEELARLQRQLPRSLLDHVRDLIGGLPKEGLEIYELRYGPLAGKLLEEAGPKRDWKTVQRVRRETFHTQAGYKASVLLAVREWMLGNPLACSLLLDDLVSQQRIVDQVGESVVTLHAIACARANRSIPTPAKYPQAFTALFPVGEPVDEIAWKEWVLAQSESELVTADSLAENYPLLGGAVDRNGSGAGQMPLSNPRWMVESSASPRQERMIQEKTQQLKATGQLPPPSWTPLRVGDQLLMRTTQRLLGVDFRTGKRVWQYPWFAPPETSLTPDLADPMEEEEDPVDILVQRVWNDVPFGQISSDGQRVFMIDDLSKIEIERFSPFASRGMSSLANTLVALDLKTQGKLLWRLGKSESTPSALAEAFFLGPPLPFRGDLYVIAEIAGEVVLLCLDPADGSVQWQQVLVAVESGGIGADPVRRVAGAMPTYHNGMLICPTGAGATVAVNLIDRTIRWGNQIPRNQEFVHSIYRPNTRVSSNQLSRRWTHSLAIAEGTSVVLTPIECDRLQVLDVLTGRNRFTPRNRIRLAYVAGVQDGLFFVVGADEVSACSLQDGTEVWSTPPDLVRPGQRISGRGVFGSDRYYLPTTTDELIEISLQNGEVLQRRTVRFPLGNLIAIDGELISQSATMVAVAYGEQSLQPRVDALLQEDPDNFFALVRKAELLIEQEQRPRALDLLQRARELDPDNDEVIMLSVEAMLGSLRENPSDANVDLDALMELIDQPEQRAELLVLQIKGAVAKPVQQIEHTKAMGLLLDLSELVLRHPTLNRDMDAVFPNAARQFTVDDWISARVSQLVSTATPEDMVAMTQAVESLVSTRGNMDGPTLMRTLQHFSPVVDATRDLRRDMATRALLMEDGFLAERLIWADTMTTDDALESLSNDRLLMLSKLYSKESWNLDRLAVGELLGQRLSETEPTGADTFIEDALQANPVRGRDYEMGEQWPRNVNLEWQSMRMPRSSMMMNDRRYAKTTHLMGRQLRGWNAMSDNMNSLALINPYGIHRAIPVEGFSGMRSFGKELTYSGSLMLLLTQSELIAIDLFRTLGATGEDPIRWRRTLGTDGQPVAKRRSAATPFGNQIYRNMMVSATADNGDAQLILGPVLGDRLFLLQGTELICLDTVTGEERWRTTTEAVGTAIVHADDRVMVVSRSQNQIESYDIHDGGLLETQKRSMGSVISSLGSHLLTVTQVNKDANLPADVSEEMRASLEAAKDMLDPQLVELIDMRTGETVQFRVADTQNVNETAAYAEMTDGRYFTLLDHTGRTTIWDLLSGREIADVTVPARQGLYGVSVMSIQDQMLILPRHRKPNRDLAATRSVAVSGGAAVQPITAMHAISTVDGSLRWSRSFDDAWGCTVEQPWVTPMLLMARAHLTVPGNGVRRRQMDVMGISVVDGKTLHEIERKETNSNTNVIESRVKLIPHRNTMLAEIQLELLTYTFSAEGTDDEVTPEPIPQTDRDDDASDEVDDTPE
- a CDS encoding hydantoinase B/oxoprolinase family protein; protein product: MNTERIEVWVDVGGTFTDCLIQRTNPNGHRHRDAIKVLSSGLVSVRVVDHSDDFTQVDVELPPPFAIDGFWESAKLCEQGESAIEGESFTVLGCQRQSANTVGLQFNQPVNQIRRDQNWVLDAGIESPILATRVLLACPLPQPLPPLSIRMGTTRGTNALLTRNGAPTALLITEGFANLLQIGTQDRPDLFALDIVKPEPLATQTLEIRGRLDAHGDELIPLDESHLRSCLQELRASGPEDLVLAICLLHSHRNDTHERTVQRIAKEVGFTDVIRSTEVAALPRIVPRAETTTLDAYLLPILEAYVARVSKQFGGEANCHLRWMTSGGNLVASAGFRGKDSVLSGPAGGVVALGEVAKQCGVAGAVGLDMGGTSTDVSRFEGTVGRRQESMIGGIRVLTPMMDIHTIASGGGSVCAIREGRLTVGPDSAGAFPGPACYGHGGPLTITDVNVLLGRLPIDRFPFPLNLNAAQNALQQTHQQLPSDSTLSPEQLADGFLQLAVTQMAEAVRVVTTAAGSDARQMALVGFGGAAGGHLCQVADSLEMSHVIDHPDSGLLSAVGMGAAPIGRIASRSLQLTVASAVSDQANPLSNRALSQDAISPLESAANDTLLQCQTQLREEENVSLDTPLQIVHQCDARPRGTQSTLPVDLFPLDTLPARFDAKHQATFGYRRDSMPLEVVTVRCEATLEREANQTSRLGTQGDSDNSPVASATQTKPETISMWVQGAYRNVDLWDREALNTGHTIIGPAVVTGPYSVLVVESDWTATLSAEGILEIHKATSTRAAVTPAVAKLNDTIAMEIAARRVQGIAESMGEVIRRTSVSVNVKERRDYSCAVFLGDGSLVANAPHVPVHLGAMSHTVRSLIEDYPEMSPGDSYLSNDPYAGGSHLPDITVVTPVFCAENASGSSRPPGWPCDFFVASRCHHAEIGGMVPGSMAPAATCLAEEGVVLHNECLVRGGQSHHPRIRELLSNATYPSRNVEENMADIAAAEAAGQAGANRIQALADSMTKSRLMDLLKQLLNVAGEATATWIATLGTEARVFEDSLDDGTPLRVTLQPDQSAGRLRIDFTGTGPVHPNGFNATPSIVTAAVLYVLRCVVPGELPLCDGVLKRIELVIPTGLLAPPAGDTPENSPAVVAGNVETSNRVVDVLLGALGVAAASQGTMNNLLLGDETFGYYETIGGGAGATATQAGADAVHTHMTNTRITDPEILESRLPIRLWRFAIRRGSGGAGQNRGGDGMIREMEFLRPLTLSLITSRRTTRAYGIQGGQPGQPGRQTLVHPSQRTELPFATSREVNVGDRLIMETPGGGGYGKERPAE